The Janthinobacterium lividum genome has a window encoding:
- a CDS encoding LysR family transcriptional regulator, which translates to MISIRQFRYFVEVVDAGSYSRAAEKLYIAQSALSRQIKELETEVQALLLTRDARHIELTPAGQVFYERARRILEDIEETVRQTRHVGQGAQGIIRLLHSSSVTLTPAIGAVLNRLLAQFPGVSLDVSKGSSENQAADIEEGRADLGLVRLPTLRKHANIVVRELYGERLVVAVSSASPLAALERTTIAALRDEAFVSIPHKDRGGLSYLVAGLCLAQGFFPKAARALSRKTSQLNLIEANMGIAIVPDSMRLVAPPGVRFIALPDEESHSVVGLISPRAASGMVAAFTEAFVREMNALATAA; encoded by the coding sequence TTGATTTCCATCAGACAGTTCCGCTATTTTGTCGAAGTCGTCGATGCGGGCAGCTATTCGCGCGCGGCGGAAAAGCTGTACATCGCGCAATCGGCCCTGAGCCGGCAAATCAAGGAGCTGGAAACGGAAGTACAGGCCCTGCTGCTCACACGCGACGCGCGCCATATCGAACTGACGCCCGCGGGACAGGTCTTTTATGAACGGGCCCGGCGCATCCTCGAAGACATCGAGGAAACCGTGCGCCAGACGCGCCACGTGGGACAAGGGGCGCAAGGCATCATCCGCCTGCTGCATTCGAGTTCCGTCACCCTCACGCCCGCCATCGGCGCCGTGCTGAACCGCCTGCTGGCGCAGTTCCCCGGCGTTTCGCTGGATGTGTCGAAAGGCTCGTCGGAAAACCAGGCGGCTGACATCGAGGAAGGCCGCGCCGACCTGGGCCTCGTGCGCCTGCCCACCCTGCGCAAGCATGCCAATATCGTCGTGCGCGAGCTGTACGGGGAAAGGCTGGTGGTGGCCGTGTCGTCAGCCTCGCCGCTGGCCGCGCTGGAGCGCACGACGATAGCCGCCCTGCGCGACGAGGCCTTCGTCTCGATTCCGCACAAGGACCGGGGAGGCTTGAGCTACCTGGTGGCGGGCCTGTGCCTGGCGCAGGGCTTCTTTCCAAAGGCGGCGCGCGCCCTGTCGCGCAAGACCTCGCAGCTGAACCTGATCGAGGCCAACATGGGCATCGCCATCGTCCCGGACAGCATGCGCCTGGTGGCGCCGCCCGGCGTGCGTTTTATCGCGCTGCCGGACGAGGAATCGCATTCCGTCGTGGGCCTGATTTCGCCGCGCGCGGCCAGCGGCATGGTGGCCGCGTTTACGGAAGCGTTCGTGCGCGAGATGAACGCGTTGGCAACGGCCGCTTAA
- a CDS encoding phosphoribosylanthranilate isomerase, which produces MRTRIKICCIASIDEAQLAIAAGADALGLVAAMPSGPGPIPDARIAQIAAWTPPPVATFLLTSETTAQAIAEHVCATQPSTVQIVGPIDPGEVGQLARLLPHVRRVQVIHVEGPEALALIPAYAPHVHAFLLDSGRPGALVPELGGTGRTHDWSVSARFVRASPRPVFLAGGLDDTNVADALRQVRPYGIDLCSRVRTDGKLDVMKLALLMAAVRDVDAALYAEG; this is translated from the coding sequence ATGAGAACCCGTATCAAGATCTGCTGCATCGCTTCCATCGACGAAGCGCAACTGGCCATTGCCGCCGGCGCCGACGCGCTGGGCCTGGTGGCCGCCATGCCATCCGGCCCCGGTCCGATTCCCGACGCGCGCATCGCGCAGATCGCCGCGTGGACGCCACCCCCCGTGGCCACGTTCCTGCTGACGTCCGAGACGACGGCGCAAGCCATCGCCGAACACGTGTGCGCCACGCAGCCGTCCACCGTGCAGATCGTCGGCCCTATCGACCCCGGCGAAGTGGGGCAGCTGGCGCGCTTGCTGCCGCACGTGCGGCGCGTGCAGGTGATCCACGTGGAGGGGCCAGAGGCTTTGGCGCTGATTCCCGCGTACGCGCCCCATGTGCATGCTTTCTTGCTCGATTCCGGCCGCCCCGGCGCCTTGGTCCCGGAACTGGGCGGCACGGGCCGCACGCACGACTGGTCCGTCAGCGCGCGCTTCGTGCGCGCCAGCCCCCGTCCCGTCTTCCTGGCCGGCGGGCTGGATGACACCAACGTAGCCGATGCGCTGCGCCAGGTGCGCCCCTACGGCATCGACCTGTGCTCGCGCGTGCGCACCGATGGCAAACTCGATGTCATGAAGCTGGCCTTGCTGATGGCGGCCGTGCGCGACGTGGATGCCGCGCTGTATGCGGAAGGTTAA
- a CDS encoding zinc ribbon domain-containing protein YjdM, with amino-acid sequence MSTLPPCPQCKSEFTYEDGSQLICPECAHEWSATAGEAAEEGAKVYRDSAGNILQDGDTVSVIKDLKLKGGGGVVKMGTKVKNIRLVDSDHDIDCKIDGFGSMSLKTEFVKKV; translated from the coding sequence ATGAGCACATTACCACCATGCCCGCAATGCAAATCCGAATTCACGTACGAAGACGGCAGCCAGTTGATCTGCCCTGAATGCGCGCATGAATGGTCGGCCACGGCTGGCGAAGCAGCGGAAGAGGGCGCCAAGGTGTACCGCGATTCGGCCGGCAATATCCTGCAGGACGGCGACACGGTCAGCGTCATCAAGGACTTGAAATTGAAGGGCGGCGGCGGTGTCGTCAAGATGGGCACCAAGGTCAAGAACATCCGCCTGGTCGATAGTGACCATGATATCGACTGCAAGATCGACGGCTTCGGTTCCATGAGCCTGAAGACGGAGTTCGTCAAGAAGGTGTAA
- the dmeF gene encoding CDF family Co(II)/Ni(II) efflux transporter DmeF, whose translation MKTQSFSEDLSAWQHEHVFGGASDKAERSARIVMWITLATMVLEIVAGWWYNSMALLADGWHMSSHALAIGLAAFAYAAARRYARDPRFAFGTWKIEVLAGYTSAILLLGVAVLMVAASVERLFSPQPIHYPQAMAVAAFGLLVNLVCALILGGHHDHDHDHHHGHGHDHHDHHHGEDLNMKAAYIHVLADAATSVLAIVALGGAWLYGWSWLDPVMGIAGAVLVALWAKKLMQETGKVLLDREMDHPVVDEIREAVEVESAGDTPRIVDLHVWRVGKQLYSCALSVVSRDASLTAAELRARIGIHEEIVHSTIEIIRRP comes from the coding sequence ATGAAAACGCAATCGTTCAGCGAAGACCTCTCCGCCTGGCAGCATGAACACGTCTTCGGCGGCGCCAGCGACAAGGCGGAACGCAGCGCGCGCATCGTCATGTGGATCACCCTGGCCACCATGGTGCTGGAGATCGTCGCCGGCTGGTGGTACAACTCCATGGCCCTGCTGGCCGATGGCTGGCATATGAGTTCGCACGCGCTGGCCATCGGCCTGGCCGCGTTTGCGTATGCGGCGGCGCGCCGCTATGCGCGCGATCCCCGTTTTGCCTTCGGCACGTGGAAGATCGAAGTGCTGGCTGGCTATACCAGCGCCATCCTGCTGCTGGGCGTGGCAGTGCTGATGGTGGCAGCTTCCGTCGAGCGCCTGTTTTCGCCGCAGCCCATCCACTATCCGCAGGCCATGGCGGTAGCGGCCTTCGGCCTGTTGGTCAACCTCGTGTGCGCGCTGATCCTCGGCGGGCACCACGACCACGATCACGACCACCATCATGGTCACGGCCACGACCATCATGACCACCACCATGGCGAAGACCTGAACATGAAGGCCGCGTACATCCACGTACTGGCCGATGCCGCCACGTCCGTGCTGGCCATCGTCGCGCTGGGCGGCGCATGGCTGTACGGTTGGAGCTGGCTTGATCCCGTGATGGGTATCGCAGGCGCCGTGCTGGTGGCGCTGTGGGCGAAAAAGCTGATGCAGGAGACGGGCAAGGTCTTGCTGGACCGCGAGATGGACCATCCCGTGGTGGACGAAATCCGCGAGGCGGTGGAAGTGGAAAGTGCCGGCGACACGCCGCGCATCGTCGACCTGCACGTGTGGAGAGTCGGCAAGCAGCTGTATTCGTGTGCCTTGTCCGTCGTCAGCCGCGACGCCTCGCTGACAGCGGCCGAGCTGCGCGCGCGCATCGGCATCCATGAAGAAATCGTCCACAGCACCATCGAGATTATTCGCCGTCCTTGA
- a CDS encoding metal/formaldehyde-sensitive transcriptional repressor, which yields MGHTAHNKTKLLNRVKRIRGQVEGLERGLEEGRDCGEVLQLIAAVRGAVNGLMAEVIEEHLREHVASPDLANEERARGADDIAGILRTYLK from the coding sequence ATGGGACACACAGCGCACAACAAGACCAAGCTGCTCAATCGCGTGAAGCGCATCCGCGGCCAGGTGGAGGGGCTGGAGCGGGGCCTGGAAGAGGGGCGCGACTGCGGCGAAGTGCTGCAACTGATCGCCGCCGTGCGCGGCGCCGTGAATGGCCTGATGGCCGAAGTCATCGAAGAACACTTGCGCGAGCACGTGGCCAGTCCCGACCTGGCCAATGAAGAACGGGCCAGGGGCGCCGACGACATCGCGGGCATCCTGCGCACCTACCTCAAATAA
- a CDS encoding TlpA disulfide reductase family protein: MGHNGRPSTILKAPMLSLQIGPLALPTGLVLLFVSLCVAYGVAGWLRRYRQLPDAGPLVSDMLIAGLLAARLAFVLRWHEQYLAAPWSILNIRDGGFLAPAGIAAALVIAAWRCRRAAMAAMRRPLAISVASSALAWSVLSAGILLAYDKPTALPAVALQTVDGAPVTLAALAGGKPMVVNLWASWCPPCRREMPVLAAAQQARADIVFVYANQREDAAAAGAFLDRSGVTLRNVVLDSEAALGKAAGSSALPTTLFYDAQGRLVDTHLGELSDASLASKLRKIAPLP; this comes from the coding sequence ATGGGCCACAATGGCCGTCCCTCGACGATCCTGAAAGCGCCCATGCTGTCCCTGCAAATCGGCCCCCTGGCCCTGCCCACGGGCCTGGTCCTGCTGTTCGTTTCCCTGTGCGTCGCCTACGGCGTGGCGGGCTGGCTGCGGCGCTATCGCCAACTGCCCGATGCAGGCCCCCTGGTTTCCGACATGCTGATCGCCGGCCTGCTGGCGGCGCGCCTGGCGTTCGTGCTGCGCTGGCACGAGCAGTACCTGGCCGCGCCCTGGTCCATCCTCAATATCCGCGACGGAGGGTTCCTGGCGCCGGCCGGCATTGCCGCTGCCCTGGTCATCGCCGCGTGGCGTTGCCGGCGCGCCGCCATGGCGGCAATGCGCCGTCCGCTGGCCATCAGCGTGGCGTCCAGCGCGCTGGCCTGGAGCGTGTTGAGCGCAGGGATCTTGCTGGCCTACGACAAGCCGACGGCCTTGCCGGCCGTGGCGCTGCAGACGGTCGATGGCGCGCCGGTGACCCTGGCGGCGCTGGCCGGCGGCAAGCCCATGGTGGTCAACCTGTGGGCCAGCTGGTGCCCGCCATGCCGGCGCGAGATGCCCGTGCTGGCCGCCGCCCAGCAGGCGCGCGCCGATATCGTCTTCGTGTATGCGAACCAGCGCGAGGATGCGGCGGCGGCAGGCGCTTTCCTGGACAGGAGCGGCGTGACCCTGCGCAATGTGGTGCTCGACAGCGAGGCGGCGCTGGGCAAGGCGGCCGGCTCCTCGGCCCTGCCGACCACCCTGTTTTATGACGCGCAGGGGCGCCTGGTCGATACGCACCTGGGCGAATTGTCCGACGCCTCGCTGGCCAGCAAGCTGCGGAAGATTGCGCCCCTTCCCTGA
- a CDS encoding DUF2325 domain-containing protein, whose translation MRVNEGMMGSMYGNEDLIAHEHRVLMGEYGRAQARCTAMQAEQAAQLARIGQLEAQLMRVQAQVVIRDTKLALAREELAELAAAAPGLPTRARLARKVEWLSERVQDLMRELLRLQWMPSAAPRSALQADLLVGVREKAVLYVGDYLSREAGQEGGGANVAQQAIEQAGGRFLHHAGGDDGADDAAALEAGLVAADLVICQTGCVSHDAYWRVHDHCKRTGKQCVLVDQPQAMHFVRKEVLAAS comes from the coding sequence ATGCGTGTGAACGAGGGCATGATGGGCAGTATGTATGGCAACGAGGATTTGATCGCGCATGAGCATCGTGTGCTGATGGGCGAATATGGGCGGGCGCAGGCGCGTTGCACCGCGATGCAGGCCGAACAGGCGGCGCAGCTTGCCCGGATTGGGCAACTCGAAGCGCAGCTGATGCGGGTGCAGGCGCAGGTCGTCATCCGCGATACGAAGCTGGCGCTGGCGCGCGAAGAGCTGGCCGAGCTGGCGGCGGCCGCGCCGGGTTTGCCGACGCGGGCGCGGCTGGCGCGCAAGGTCGAATGGCTCAGTGAGCGGGTACAGGACTTGATGCGCGAATTGCTGCGCCTGCAGTGGATGCCCTCGGCCGCGCCTCGCTCCGCGCTGCAAGCCGATTTGCTGGTGGGCGTACGCGAAAAAGCGGTGCTGTATGTGGGCGACTACTTAAGCCGGGAAGCGGGCCAGGAAGGGGGCGGCGCCAACGTGGCGCAGCAAGCCATCGAGCAGGCAGGCGGGCGCTTCCTGCATCACGCGGGCGGCGACGATGGCGCCGACGATGCGGCCGCGCTGGAAGCGGGCCTGGTGGCAGCCGATCTGGTGATCTGCCAGACGGGCTGCGTCAGCCACGATGCTTACTGGCGCGTGCATGACCACTGCAAGCGCACGGGCAAACAGTGCGTGCTGGTGGACCAGCCGCAAGCCATGCATTTTGTACGCAAAGAGGTACTGGCCGCTTCTTAA
- the tssI gene encoding type VI secretion system tip protein TssI/VgrG produces the protein MSELVQASASPAPATSPVANGFSQATRLLKLSTPLGPDKLLAECVRGEEGLGLGYVFNIAALSLDAAIPLKSLIGQPILLELRTAAGTEDWRPFHGHVTAAELAGANGGFARYNLTMQPWTAFLAHGRDSRVFQDLAVPDILEVVFARYQSQGMLAPAWRFDLLDRAAYPKRSICSQYQESDWAFAERLMSEEGLFYYAEHTGDAGSAGLGSHTLVIADHNGSFKPNAQSSIAYSQPGAVMPQDTMDRWRMQLRQQTNGIELSSWDYRALGQRPISAAGAKDGTMALVSRDAPGAYAYPSREQGQRLAERQLQALTAAREVFTGAGTVRTLAPGTTFTLSGQAQTDAAGDGDAATFLVTRTVHLMHNNLDAELGGGLLQRFGQGLLDALIGDEAAGSLHAVGDTISERPPYRNRIDAIRSKIPYRSSYANQHGQLLHPRPSITGQQTAIVVGPAGAQLHTDRDHRIKVQFHWQRGAQSHSRLAHPAADSHTGAPGDDSAGTWVRVATPLAPVAGANWGSNALPRVGQEVLVDFLEGNIDRPVVIGTLYNGRGQADAQNNQVSQGTGAATGNAPAWFPGQAGAHAHPAVLSGIKTQAMQASQGGGGAYSQLVFDDSPGQGRVALQRHAGPHQGTAELNLGHLRHQSDNQRLAPAGFGAELKTEHSAALRAGAGMLLSAHGRDASGSQMDAQEALEQLRQSLQLQTSLAEQAQKHFALEMPSPATAGAAAPASAATPDQAQTPSPAAQLPALAQMQHSIEVLGATAESAAAAGQGQQAAGGEGQASAYGDPQLQLSSPSGIAATTPANAVLVAGGNGSLAAGADLNFAAQGNSLYALSKGISLFTYGKASSKDKPNQETGIRLHAASGKVSSQSQSDATRLTADKAITVSSTAKSVTAAAKQHILMTAQGAYIRLEGGNIMLHGPGKIDFNASMKELTGPASSTPKLPLLPQAGDVSNFMELNYRWDDLQPMVGAPYALLFDNGTRLEGKLDANGFARLENLPDRNAVVIYGEDEREAVPRHKQKPNQLAGSKPKSDDEAQSVLDRYLAQEAAYYKDNFFPDELAEMAEDFPAGATASTLEYDFHYDDYRYKDEDSIADKAASKSYRDLHDQEGDES, from the coding sequence ATGTCCGAATTGGTCCAAGCAAGCGCGTCGCCAGCACCTGCCACGTCACCCGTCGCCAACGGCTTCAGCCAGGCCACGCGCCTGCTGAAGCTGAGCACGCCCCTGGGCCCGGACAAGCTGCTGGCCGAATGCGTGCGCGGCGAGGAAGGCCTGGGATTGGGCTATGTCTTCAACATCGCCGCGCTGTCGCTCGATGCGGCCATTCCCCTCAAGTCGCTGATCGGCCAGCCCATCCTGCTGGAATTGCGCACGGCTGCCGGCACCGAGGACTGGCGCCCTTTCCATGGCCATGTCACCGCGGCCGAACTGGCGGGCGCGAACGGCGGCTTTGCCCGCTACAACCTGACCATGCAGCCATGGACGGCCTTCCTGGCCCACGGCCGCGACAGCCGCGTCTTCCAGGACCTGGCGGTACCGGACATTCTCGAAGTCGTCTTCGCCCGCTACCAGAGCCAGGGCATGCTTGCGCCCGCCTGGCGTTTCGACCTGCTCGACCGCGCGGCCTATCCGAAACGCAGCATCTGCAGCCAGTACCAGGAAAGCGACTGGGCCTTTGCGGAACGGCTGATGAGCGAGGAAGGGCTGTTTTATTATGCCGAACACACGGGCGATGCGGGCAGCGCCGGCCTGGGCAGCCATACCCTCGTCATCGCCGACCACAACGGCAGCTTCAAGCCCAACGCCCAGTCCAGCATCGCCTACAGCCAGCCAGGCGCCGTCATGCCGCAAGACACGATGGACCGCTGGCGCATGCAGCTGCGCCAGCAAACCAACGGCATCGAACTGTCCAGCTGGGATTACCGCGCGCTGGGCCAGCGTCCCATCAGCGCCGCTGGCGCCAAGGACGGGACGATGGCGCTGGTCAGCCGCGACGCTCCCGGCGCCTATGCCTACCCGTCGCGCGAGCAGGGGCAACGCCTTGCCGAGCGTCAGTTGCAGGCGCTGACGGCGGCCAGGGAAGTGTTTACCGGCGCCGGCACCGTGCGCACCCTGGCGCCCGGCACCACCTTCACCCTGAGCGGCCAGGCGCAAACGGACGCGGCGGGCGATGGCGACGCAGCGACCTTCCTCGTCACCCGCACGGTGCACCTGATGCATAACAACCTTGATGCGGAGCTCGGCGGCGGGCTGCTGCAGCGCTTCGGCCAGGGCTTGCTCGATGCGCTGATCGGCGACGAAGCGGCCGGCAGCCTGCATGCCGTCGGCGATACCATCAGCGAACGCCCGCCCTACCGCAACCGCATCGACGCCATCCGCAGCAAGATTCCCTACCGCAGCAGCTATGCCAACCAGCATGGTCAACTGCTGCATCCGCGCCCCAGCATCACGGGCCAGCAGACCGCCATCGTCGTCGGCCCGGCCGGCGCCCAGCTGCATACGGACCGCGACCACCGCATCAAGGTGCAATTCCACTGGCAGCGGGGGGCGCAAAGCCATAGCAGGCTGGCGCATCCGGCGGCCGACAGTCACACGGGCGCGCCCGGCGACGATAGCGCCGGCACCTGGGTCAGGGTCGCCACGCCGCTGGCCCCCGTCGCTGGCGCCAACTGGGGCAGCAACGCCCTGCCCCGCGTGGGCCAGGAAGTGCTCGTCGATTTCCTGGAAGGCAATATCGACCGCCCCGTCGTCATCGGCACGCTGTACAACGGCCGCGGCCAGGCCGACGCGCAAAACAACCAGGTCAGCCAGGGCACGGGCGCGGCGACGGGCAACGCGCCGGCCTGGTTTCCCGGCCAGGCTGGCGCCCATGCCCACCCGGCGGTCTTGTCGGGCATCAAGACGCAAGCCATGCAAGCCAGCCAGGGCGGCGGCGGCGCCTACAGCCAGCTGGTGTTCGACGACAGCCCGGGCCAGGGCCGCGTCGCCTTGCAGCGCCACGCCGGCCCTCACCAGGGCACGGCCGAACTGAACCTGGGCCATTTGCGGCACCAGAGCGACAACCAGCGGCTGGCGCCGGCAGGCTTTGGCGCCGAGCTGAAAACGGAACACAGCGCCGCCCTGCGCGCGGGAGCGGGCATGCTGCTGTCAGCGCATGGCCGCGATGCCAGCGGCAGCCAGATGGATGCGCAGGAAGCGCTGGAACAGCTCAGGCAAAGCTTGCAACTGCAGACTTCGCTGGCCGAGCAGGCGCAGAAACATTTCGCACTCGAAATGCCCAGCCCGGCCACAGCCGGTGCGGCTGCGCCAGCTTCCGCTGCCACGCCGGACCAGGCGCAGACGCCTTCGCCAGCCGCCCAGCTCCCCGCCCTCGCCCAGATGCAGCACAGCATCGAGGTCCTGGGCGCGACGGCCGAGAGTGCAGCCGCTGCGGGCCAGGGCCAGCAGGCGGCGGGCGGCGAAGGCCAGGCCAGCGCGTATGGCGACCCGCAGCTGCAATTGTCCAGTCCGTCCGGCATCGCCGCCACTACGCCGGCCAACGCCGTGCTGGTCGCTGGCGGCAATGGCAGTCTGGCGGCGGGCGCGGATCTCAACTTTGCCGCGCAGGGCAACAGCCTGTACGCGCTGAGCAAGGGCATCAGCCTGTTCACCTACGGCAAGGCCAGCAGCAAGGACAAGCCCAACCAGGAAACCGGCATCCGCCTGCATGCGGCCAGCGGCAAGGTCAGCAGTCAAAGCCAATCCGATGCGACACGGCTGACGGCGGACAAGGCCATCACCGTCAGCAGCACCGCCAAGAGCGTCACGGCGGCGGCAAAGCAGCACATCCTGATGACTGCCCAGGGCGCGTACATCCGCCTCGAAGGCGGCAACATCATGCTGCATGGACCGGGCAAGATCGATTTCAACGCCAGCATGAAGGAATTGACGGGGCCGGCAAGCAGCACCCCCAAATTACCTTTGTTGCCACAGGCTGGGGACGTAAGCAATTTCATGGAGTTGAATTATCGCTGGGATGATTTACAGCCCATGGTAGGGGCACCATACGCCTTGCTGTTCGACAATGGCACCCGCCTGGAAGGCAAGCTCGATGCAAACGGCTTTGCCCGTCTGGAAAACCTGCCTGATCGCAATGCCGTCGTGATCTACGGCGAAGACGAAAGGGAAGCGGTTCCCCGCCACAAGCAGAAACCGAACCAGCTGGCTGGCAGCAAGCCGAAAAGCGACGACGAGGCGCAATCGGTCCTCGACCGCTATCTGGCGCAAGAGGCTGCTTATTATAAAGACAATTTCTTTCCGGATGAGCTCGCTGAAATGGCTGAGGACTTTCCTGCAGGCGCCACCGCCAGCACACTTGAATATGATTTTCACTACGACGATTATCGCTACAAGGACGAGGACAGCATTGCGGACAAAGCCGCAAGCAAAAGCTACAGGGACTTGCACGATCAGGAAGGCGACGAGTCATGA
- a CDS encoding PoNe immunity protein domain-containing protein, with product MQTLDEKTFLASRRELLLSYAIYVESKDSQDECFDMVEAGLQQPAEVLQNIPPENFMTATRQRAWEGIDQLTLAYSAGHTTADLRALYPTILEYWEEFARYDTAFDLQASAAEQGFPHFALPDVAYEQVNRMICLGILLGWGNLLPRLAPVIDFNNHEKDGLVERLLAFSIDGRDTDWPECTRHLPYFKTLKIFAAEETDRPALMQDYLEEWYYASRREPYYDSHERDTSFLGYWSWEAAAITCLLDIDDSSYRDATFYPADLTAFFRQARVDYAPDGGGPVPANELRAKAGDPCPKAGTWESLDIPPRAMSYEREQPMLDLESGYGLTVWRYLEN from the coding sequence ATGCAGACACTGGATGAAAAGACTTTTCTCGCATCCCGTAGGGAGTTGCTGTTGTCATACGCCATCTATGTTGAAAGCAAAGACAGCCAGGACGAGTGCTTCGACATGGTGGAGGCAGGCTTGCAACAGCCTGCGGAAGTACTGCAAAATATCCCGCCAGAAAACTTCATGACGGCGACGCGCCAGCGGGCCTGGGAGGGTATCGACCAGCTCACCCTGGCCTACAGCGCCGGCCATACGACAGCCGATCTGCGCGCGCTGTATCCTACGATACTGGAATATTGGGAAGAGTTTGCCAGATATGACACGGCTTTTGACCTGCAGGCCAGCGCCGCGGAACAGGGCTTTCCCCACTTCGCCCTGCCCGATGTCGCGTACGAACAAGTCAACCGGATGATCTGCCTTGGCATTCTCCTCGGTTGGGGTAATTTGCTGCCCCGCTTGGCGCCTGTCATCGATTTCAACAACCATGAAAAAGATGGGCTGGTCGAACGCCTGCTGGCATTTTCCATCGATGGCAGGGATACGGACTGGCCGGAATGCACGCGCCACCTGCCGTATTTCAAGACACTCAAGATATTCGCGGCAGAAGAAACAGATCGTCCGGCATTGATGCAGGACTACCTGGAAGAATGGTATTACGCCAGCCGCCGCGAACCCTACTATGACAGCCATGAGCGCGACACGTCATTTTTAGGCTACTGGTCATGGGAAGCTGCAGCCATCACCTGTCTGCTCGATATCGACGACAGCAGCTATCGCGATGCCACATTCTATCCGGCAGACCTGACGGCCTTTTTCCGACAGGCACGCGTTGACTATGCACCGGACGGCGGCGGTCCTGTGCCGGCAAACGAGTTGCGCGCCAAGGCTGGCGACCCCTGCCCCAAGGCGGGAACGTGGGAATCGCTCGATATTCCTCCGCGTGCCATGTCGTATGAGCGGGAACAGCCCATGCTCGACCTCGAGTCAGGATATGGATTGACTGTCTGGCGATATCTGGAAAATTGA
- a CDS encoding PoNe immunity protein domain-containing protein yields the protein MVLEYGTVSGHENHPRWYDEHLKICEEGYAAFYGYRAFEAGATVFMLDLDDSQIDHLVYPKDLVDYARQLWKEGRHTSLEMKPSAEREPGE from the coding sequence TTGGTATTGGAGTACGGAACGGTATCCGGCCATGAAAATCATCCGCGCTGGTACGATGAGCATCTCAAAATCTGCGAGGAAGGCTATGCCGCCTTTTACGGCTACCGGGCCTTTGAAGCCGGTGCGACCGTCTTTATGCTCGACCTGGACGACAGCCAGATCGACCATCTCGTCTACCCCAAAGACCTGGTCGATTATGCGCGACAGTTATGGAAAGAAGGCCGTCACACCAGCCTGGAGATGAAACCATCGGCCGAACGAGAGCCCGGCGAATAG